The following proteins are co-located in the Anas platyrhynchos isolate ZD024472 breed Pekin duck chromosome 1, IASCAAS_PekinDuck_T2T, whole genome shotgun sequence genome:
- the LOC101801919 gene encoding uncharacterized protein isoform X3: MPIPHARCWHSANKEHFGSELPGWPLTHFPVCAWNPDSLCMPSVSSEKRNCIHPSSEASSFLRGARVLARREADGYYYLGHVAQEVKGSRERFVIEFDRSRALKGKVELRLQETPLYDILHYEDARRQPLAPGDRVLAPWEAKAERFGPGTVLKVMENEEAHSAQNRQGVLVSFWNGQTKEVPPDRALRIPLPLSERIILELQMPLAARQMVVESSWDYPYVVTPGYRPSGCRRQGHSALECWPRGPCSAQPCATCSCRCTLLPRCCLAACERPQPPEHKVQQEGGFMPGASFAKEELSEKIEEQLSEVRISSSESVSREEEKKEEKRLKAENAPKDSESCLEEDKEVLDPKKSPQREPAHVTMVDAAVSTDSWLSEAVREEEAGSRHQDAETDAHFKHKHGLFEPREAEALIQPSQRSRSLGSSALGPFRRQSFFDRVNQSLERDRLAIESALRVQRPHSTSSARARRSTNLLHLLKDKSITKSVLNRASQERWKEMDLNRAKIEHKRGQQEERQQKRQQQQEEEALRRQLRRNNQRQRLHQRMLQGLEKQLEHEERALQRTALLQVAWSERSRKESFLSEEENRKDFLKSRMQSQQQMQKQDSQEQDRQQKQHQAAKRKVFQNRHHSQEKAQKEDQKHCDLQQYLREQNLLMLRASLLA, encoded by the exons TGCATTCATCCATCCTCAGAGGCTTCCAGTTTCCTGAGGGGGGCTCGTGTGCTGGCAAGGAGAGAGGCTGATGGCTACTATTACCTGGGCCACGTTGCACAAGAGGTGAAG GGCTCAAGGGAACGCTTTGTGATCGAGTTTGACAGAAGTCGTGCTCTGAAAGGCAAGGTGGAGCTTCGCCTGCAGGAAACGCCTCTCTACGACATCCTCCACTATGAGGATGCCAGGCGACAGCCACTCGCTCCAGGAGACAGGGTCCTGGCACCGTGGGAGGCTAAAGCTGAGCGGTTTGGCCCAGGCACTGTGCTAAAGGTTATGGAGAACGAGGAGGCACACTCAG CACAAAATCGGCAGGGAGTGCTTGTCAGTTTCTGGAACGGGCAGACCAAGGAGGTGCCTCCTGACCGAGCCCTGCgcatccccctgcccctcagcgAGCGCATCATCCTGGAACTGCAGATGCCTCTGGCGGCCAGGCAGATGGTGGTGGAGTCCAGCTGGGATTACCCCTACGTCGTGACACCAGGTTACAGACCTTCAGGGTGTCGCAGACAGGGTCACTCAGCTCTGGAGTGCTGGCCAAGGGGTCCGTGTTCGGCTCAGCCCTGTGCTACGTGCAGCTGTAGGTGCACCTTGCTTCCCCGCTGCTGCCTGGCAGCCTGCGAACGCCCTCAGCCCCCAGAGCACAAAGTGCAGCAAGAAGGTGGCTTCATGCCAGGAGCAAGCTTCGCTAAAGAAGAGCTCAGCGAGAAAATAGAAGAGCAGCTGTCTGAAGTGAGGATTTCCTCTTCGGAAAGTGTTtccagagaggaagagaaaaaggaagagaagagattGAAGGCAGAAAATGCTCCAAAAGATTCTGAGTCTTGTTTGGAAGAGGATAAGGAGGTTTTAGATCCTAAGAAG AGTCCCCAGAGGGAGCCAGCTCACGTTACTATGGTTGATGCTGCTGTCAGCACGGACAGCTGGCTATCGGAGGCAGTCCGCGAGGAGGAAGCAGGCAGCAGACACCAGGATGCTGAAACTGACGCtcattttaaacacaaacaCG GCCTTTTTGAGCCCAGAGAGGCAGAAGCTCTAATCCAGCCTTCCCAAAGGAGCCGTTCCCTGGGAAGCAGTGCTTTGGGTCCTTTCAGGCGACAGAGCTTCTTTGACCGAGTGAATCAATCCCTGGAGAGAGACAGGCTGGCCATTGAGTCAGCTCTGCGTGTACAGAGGCCACACAGCACCTCCAGTGCGCGGGCTAGGAGATCCACAAACCTCCTGCATCTTCTAAAGGACAAAAGCATTACG aaatcAGTCCTTAACCGTGCATCTCAAGAGAGATGGAAAGAGATGGACCTCAACAGAGCCAAGATTGAGCACAAAAGGGGGCAACAAGAAGAGAGGCAGCAGAAGAGGCAacagcagcaagaggaagaagCTCTCCGACGCCAGCTACGCCGGAACAACCAGAG GCAGCGATTGCATCAGAGAATGTTGCAAGGGTTGGAGAAACAGCTGGAGCATGAAGAAAGAGCTTTGCAGCGCACCGCGTTGCTTCAAGTAGCATGGTCAGAGAGGAGCAGGAAGGAATCCTTCTTGTCAGAGGAGGAGAACAGAAAG GATTTTCTGAAGAGCAGAATGCAGTCACAGCAGCAAATGCAGAAGCAAGACTCACAGGAGCAAGACAGGCAACAAAAGCAGCACCAGGCTGCCAAAAGGAAAGTGTTCCAGAACAGACACCATTCACAGGAGAAGGCGCAAAAAGAAGACCAAAAGCACTGTGACCTTCAGCAGTACCTCAGGGAACAGAATCTTTTGATGCTCCGGGCATCACTGCTTGCATAA
- the LOC101801919 gene encoding uncharacterized protein isoform X1, translating to MPIPHARCWHSANKEHFGSELPGWPLTHFPVCAWNPDSLCMPSVSSEKRNCIHPSSEASSFLRGARVLARREADGYYYLGHVAQEVKGSRERFVIEFDRSRALKGKVELRLQETPLYDILHYEDARRQPLAPGDRVLAPWEAKAERFGPGTVLKVMENEEAHSAQNRQGVLVSFWNGQTKEVPPDRALRIPLPLSERIILELQMPLAARQMVVESSWDYPYVVTPGYRPSGCRRQGHSALECWPRGPCSAQPCATCSCRCTLLPRCCLAACERPQPPEHKVQQEGGFMPGASFAKEELSEKIEEQLSEVRISSSESVSREEEKKEEKRLKAENAPKDSESCLEEDKEVLDPKKSPQREPAHVTMVDAAVSTDSWLSEAVREEEAGSRHQDAETDAHFKHKHGLFEPREAEALIQPSQRSRSLGSSALGPFRRQSFFDRVNQSLERDRLAIESALRVQRPHSTSSARARRSTNLLHLLKDKSITKSVLNRASQERWKEMDLNRAKIEHKRGQQEERQQKRQQQQEEEALRRQLRRNNQRQRLHQRMLQGLEKQLEHEERALQRTALLQVAWSERSRKESFLSEEENRKASERLQSLQTQRLQREKLLAERNERSFEQEKERLDFLKSRMQSQQQMQKQDSQEQDRQQKQHQAAKRKVFQNRHHSQEKAQKEDQKHCDLQQYLREQNLLMLRASLLA from the exons TGCATTCATCCATCCTCAGAGGCTTCCAGTTTCCTGAGGGGGGCTCGTGTGCTGGCAAGGAGAGAGGCTGATGGCTACTATTACCTGGGCCACGTTGCACAAGAGGTGAAG GGCTCAAGGGAACGCTTTGTGATCGAGTTTGACAGAAGTCGTGCTCTGAAAGGCAAGGTGGAGCTTCGCCTGCAGGAAACGCCTCTCTACGACATCCTCCACTATGAGGATGCCAGGCGACAGCCACTCGCTCCAGGAGACAGGGTCCTGGCACCGTGGGAGGCTAAAGCTGAGCGGTTTGGCCCAGGCACTGTGCTAAAGGTTATGGAGAACGAGGAGGCACACTCAG CACAAAATCGGCAGGGAGTGCTTGTCAGTTTCTGGAACGGGCAGACCAAGGAGGTGCCTCCTGACCGAGCCCTGCgcatccccctgcccctcagcgAGCGCATCATCCTGGAACTGCAGATGCCTCTGGCGGCCAGGCAGATGGTGGTGGAGTCCAGCTGGGATTACCCCTACGTCGTGACACCAGGTTACAGACCTTCAGGGTGTCGCAGACAGGGTCACTCAGCTCTGGAGTGCTGGCCAAGGGGTCCGTGTTCGGCTCAGCCCTGTGCTACGTGCAGCTGTAGGTGCACCTTGCTTCCCCGCTGCTGCCTGGCAGCCTGCGAACGCCCTCAGCCCCCAGAGCACAAAGTGCAGCAAGAAGGTGGCTTCATGCCAGGAGCAAGCTTCGCTAAAGAAGAGCTCAGCGAGAAAATAGAAGAGCAGCTGTCTGAAGTGAGGATTTCCTCTTCGGAAAGTGTTtccagagaggaagagaaaaaggaagagaagagattGAAGGCAGAAAATGCTCCAAAAGATTCTGAGTCTTGTTTGGAAGAGGATAAGGAGGTTTTAGATCCTAAGAAG AGTCCCCAGAGGGAGCCAGCTCACGTTACTATGGTTGATGCTGCTGTCAGCACGGACAGCTGGCTATCGGAGGCAGTCCGCGAGGAGGAAGCAGGCAGCAGACACCAGGATGCTGAAACTGACGCtcattttaaacacaaacaCG GCCTTTTTGAGCCCAGAGAGGCAGAAGCTCTAATCCAGCCTTCCCAAAGGAGCCGTTCCCTGGGAAGCAGTGCTTTGGGTCCTTTCAGGCGACAGAGCTTCTTTGACCGAGTGAATCAATCCCTGGAGAGAGACAGGCTGGCCATTGAGTCAGCTCTGCGTGTACAGAGGCCACACAGCACCTCCAGTGCGCGGGCTAGGAGATCCACAAACCTCCTGCATCTTCTAAAGGACAAAAGCATTACG aaatcAGTCCTTAACCGTGCATCTCAAGAGAGATGGAAAGAGATGGACCTCAACAGAGCCAAGATTGAGCACAAAAGGGGGCAACAAGAAGAGAGGCAGCAGAAGAGGCAacagcagcaagaggaagaagCTCTCCGACGCCAGCTACGCCGGAACAACCAGAG GCAGCGATTGCATCAGAGAATGTTGCAAGGGTTGGAGAAACAGCTGGAGCATGAAGAAAGAGCTTTGCAGCGCACCGCGTTGCTTCAAGTAGCATGGTCAGAGAGGAGCAGGAAGGAATCCTTCTTGTCAGAGGAGGAGAACAGAAAGGCAAGTGAGAGGCTGCAGTCCTTACAGACACAGCGATTGCAGAGAGAGAAATTGCTTGCAGAACGCAATGAGAGGAGCTTTgaacaggagaaagaaaggcTG GATTTTCTGAAGAGCAGAATGCAGTCACAGCAGCAAATGCAGAAGCAAGACTCACAGGAGCAAGACAGGCAACAAAAGCAGCACCAGGCTGCCAAAAGGAAAGTGTTCCAGAACAGACACCATTCACAGGAGAAGGCGCAAAAAGAAGACCAAAAGCACTGTGACCTTCAGCAGTACCTCAGGGAACAGAATCTTTTGATGCTCCGGGCATCACTGCTTGCATAA
- the LOC101801919 gene encoding uncharacterized protein isoform X2, translating into MPIPHARCWHSANKEHFGSELPGWPLTHFPVCAWNPDSLCMPSVSSEKRNCIHPSSEASSFLRGARVLARREADGYYYLGHVAQEGSRERFVIEFDRSRALKGKVELRLQETPLYDILHYEDARRQPLAPGDRVLAPWEAKAERFGPGTVLKVMENEEAHSAQNRQGVLVSFWNGQTKEVPPDRALRIPLPLSERIILELQMPLAARQMVVESSWDYPYVVTPGYRPSGCRRQGHSALECWPRGPCSAQPCATCSCRCTLLPRCCLAACERPQPPEHKVQQEGGFMPGASFAKEELSEKIEEQLSEVRISSSESVSREEEKKEEKRLKAENAPKDSESCLEEDKEVLDPKKSPQREPAHVTMVDAAVSTDSWLSEAVREEEAGSRHQDAETDAHFKHKHGLFEPREAEALIQPSQRSRSLGSSALGPFRRQSFFDRVNQSLERDRLAIESALRVQRPHSTSSARARRSTNLLHLLKDKSITKSVLNRASQERWKEMDLNRAKIEHKRGQQEERQQKRQQQQEEEALRRQLRRNNQRQRLHQRMLQGLEKQLEHEERALQRTALLQVAWSERSRKESFLSEEENRKASERLQSLQTQRLQREKLLAERNERSFEQEKERLDFLKSRMQSQQQMQKQDSQEQDRQQKQHQAAKRKVFQNRHHSQEKAQKEDQKHCDLQQYLREQNLLMLRASLLA; encoded by the exons TGCATTCATCCATCCTCAGAGGCTTCCAGTTTCCTGAGGGGGGCTCGTGTGCTGGCAAGGAGAGAGGCTGATGGCTACTATTACCTGGGCCACGTTGCACAAGAG GGCTCAAGGGAACGCTTTGTGATCGAGTTTGACAGAAGTCGTGCTCTGAAAGGCAAGGTGGAGCTTCGCCTGCAGGAAACGCCTCTCTACGACATCCTCCACTATGAGGATGCCAGGCGACAGCCACTCGCTCCAGGAGACAGGGTCCTGGCACCGTGGGAGGCTAAAGCTGAGCGGTTTGGCCCAGGCACTGTGCTAAAGGTTATGGAGAACGAGGAGGCACACTCAG CACAAAATCGGCAGGGAGTGCTTGTCAGTTTCTGGAACGGGCAGACCAAGGAGGTGCCTCCTGACCGAGCCCTGCgcatccccctgcccctcagcgAGCGCATCATCCTGGAACTGCAGATGCCTCTGGCGGCCAGGCAGATGGTGGTGGAGTCCAGCTGGGATTACCCCTACGTCGTGACACCAGGTTACAGACCTTCAGGGTGTCGCAGACAGGGTCACTCAGCTCTGGAGTGCTGGCCAAGGGGTCCGTGTTCGGCTCAGCCCTGTGCTACGTGCAGCTGTAGGTGCACCTTGCTTCCCCGCTGCTGCCTGGCAGCCTGCGAACGCCCTCAGCCCCCAGAGCACAAAGTGCAGCAAGAAGGTGGCTTCATGCCAGGAGCAAGCTTCGCTAAAGAAGAGCTCAGCGAGAAAATAGAAGAGCAGCTGTCTGAAGTGAGGATTTCCTCTTCGGAAAGTGTTtccagagaggaagagaaaaaggaagagaagagattGAAGGCAGAAAATGCTCCAAAAGATTCTGAGTCTTGTTTGGAAGAGGATAAGGAGGTTTTAGATCCTAAGAAG AGTCCCCAGAGGGAGCCAGCTCACGTTACTATGGTTGATGCTGCTGTCAGCACGGACAGCTGGCTATCGGAGGCAGTCCGCGAGGAGGAAGCAGGCAGCAGACACCAGGATGCTGAAACTGACGCtcattttaaacacaaacaCG GCCTTTTTGAGCCCAGAGAGGCAGAAGCTCTAATCCAGCCTTCCCAAAGGAGCCGTTCCCTGGGAAGCAGTGCTTTGGGTCCTTTCAGGCGACAGAGCTTCTTTGACCGAGTGAATCAATCCCTGGAGAGAGACAGGCTGGCCATTGAGTCAGCTCTGCGTGTACAGAGGCCACACAGCACCTCCAGTGCGCGGGCTAGGAGATCCACAAACCTCCTGCATCTTCTAAAGGACAAAAGCATTACG aaatcAGTCCTTAACCGTGCATCTCAAGAGAGATGGAAAGAGATGGACCTCAACAGAGCCAAGATTGAGCACAAAAGGGGGCAACAAGAAGAGAGGCAGCAGAAGAGGCAacagcagcaagaggaagaagCTCTCCGACGCCAGCTACGCCGGAACAACCAGAG GCAGCGATTGCATCAGAGAATGTTGCAAGGGTTGGAGAAACAGCTGGAGCATGAAGAAAGAGCTTTGCAGCGCACCGCGTTGCTTCAAGTAGCATGGTCAGAGAGGAGCAGGAAGGAATCCTTCTTGTCAGAGGAGGAGAACAGAAAGGCAAGTGAGAGGCTGCAGTCCTTACAGACACAGCGATTGCAGAGAGAGAAATTGCTTGCAGAACGCAATGAGAGGAGCTTTgaacaggagaaagaaaggcTG GATTTTCTGAAGAGCAGAATGCAGTCACAGCAGCAAATGCAGAAGCAAGACTCACAGGAGCAAGACAGGCAACAAAAGCAGCACCAGGCTGCCAAAAGGAAAGTGTTCCAGAACAGACACCATTCACAGGAGAAGGCGCAAAAAGAAGACCAAAAGCACTGTGACCTTCAGCAGTACCTCAGGGAACAGAATCTTTTGATGCTCCGGGCATCACTGCTTGCATAA